From one Chryseobacterium sp. 3008163 genomic stretch:
- a CDS encoding glycoside hydrolase family 3 C-terminal domain-containing protein has translation MLKKTVLLSLFMLISASAMAQTNTTPVYLDESKPVEQRIQDALSRMTLEEKIAMLHAQSKFSSPGVPRLGIPEFWTTDGPHGVRPEVMWDEWDQAGWTNDSIIAYPALTALSATWNKKMSWNYGKALGEEARYRKKDILLGPGINIYRTPLNGRNFEYMGEDPYLTSKMVVPYIQGVQSNGVATSVKHFALNNQEMFRHTSNVIVDDRTLYEIYLPPFKAAVTEGDSWTIMGAYDMYKNQYASQNKYLLNDILKGEWKYKGVVVSDWGAVNNTEQAIHNGLDVEFGSWTNGLSAGTRNAYDNYYLAKPYLDLIKSGKVGTAELDDKVTRLLRLAYKTTMNTKKPFGNIASEEHKAVAKEIGEEGIVLLKNQGNVLPIDINKAKKIAVIGENAIKVMTVGGGSSSLKVKYETLPLDGIKAKFGKNSDVQYARGYVGDVGGEYNGVKSGQDLKDSRSPEELLNEAVELAKKSDYVIFVGGLNKSDFQDSEGNDRKSYGLPYNQDNVISALAKANKNFTVVLVSGNAVAMPWIKEVPSIVQGWYLGSEAGNSIASVLSGDANPSGKLPFTFPVKLEDNSAHTMGEYPGNKEELAAGKGKDQKNPINIKYNEGIFVGYRWHDTKKIKPLFSFGHGLSYTTFEFGKAKADKSTMTQDDKITFTVTVKNTGKKAGAEVAQLYITDVKSSVERPAKELKGFEKVFLNPGEQKEVTFTIDKTALSYFDAQKHDWVAEPGDFEAQIGNSSDAIKTKVKFTLK, from the coding sequence ATGTTGAAGAAAACTGTACTCTTAAGTTTGTTTATGTTAATATCTGCCTCAGCAATGGCTCAAACCAATACAACTCCTGTTTACTTAGACGAATCTAAACCTGTCGAACAGCGAATTCAGGATGCGCTTTCCAGAATGACACTTGAAGAAAAAATTGCGATGCTTCACGCACAGTCAAAGTTCAGTTCGCCCGGTGTTCCGAGATTAGGAATTCCTGAATTCTGGACAACAGACGGCCCGCACGGAGTTCGCCCTGAAGTAATGTGGGACGAATGGGATCAGGCCGGATGGACCAACGACTCTATTATCGCCTACCCTGCTCTAACCGCTTTATCCGCAACATGGAATAAGAAAATGTCTTGGAACTACGGTAAGGCATTAGGTGAGGAAGCAAGATACAGAAAGAAAGACATCCTTTTAGGCCCAGGCATTAACATCTACAGAACACCTTTGAACGGAAGAAACTTCGAATACATGGGAGAAGATCCGTATCTGACTTCCAAAATGGTGGTTCCGTACATTCAGGGAGTACAATCCAACGGAGTGGCCACTTCTGTGAAACATTTTGCCTTAAATAATCAGGAAATGTTCCGTCATACAAGCAATGTGATTGTGGATGACAGAACGTTGTATGAAATTTACCTTCCGCCTTTTAAAGCAGCGGTGACTGAGGGAGATTCATGGACGATTATGGGCGCTTATGATATGTACAAAAATCAGTATGCAAGCCAGAACAAATATCTTTTAAATGACATTCTGAAAGGAGAATGGAAATACAAAGGCGTGGTGGTTTCAGACTGGGGTGCAGTAAACAATACCGAGCAAGCGATTCACAACGGATTAGACGTAGAATTCGGAAGCTGGACGAACGGACTTTCTGCCGGAACCAGAAATGCGTATGACAACTATTATTTAGCAAAACCCTATTTAGATTTAATTAAATCAGGAAAAGTAGGAACTGCAGAGCTTGACGACAAAGTGACAAGACTTTTACGTTTAGCTTATAAAACCACGATGAATACCAAAAAACCATTTGGTAATATCGCTTCTGAAGAACATAAAGCAGTCGCAAAAGAAATCGGTGAAGAAGGAATTGTTTTGTTAAAAAACCAAGGAAACGTACTTCCCATCGACATCAATAAAGCTAAAAAAATTGCCGTTATTGGTGAAAATGCCATCAAAGTAATGACTGTCGGTGGTGGTTCATCTTCTTTAAAAGTAAAATATGAAACTTTACCTTTAGATGGAATCAAAGCCAAGTTTGGTAAGAACTCTGACGTACAATATGCGAGAGGTTATGTAGGAGATGTCGGTGGAGAGTACAATGGCGTAAAGTCTGGTCAGGATTTGAAAGACAGCCGTTCGCCTGAAGAATTACTGAACGAAGCTGTTGAATTGGCAAAGAAATCAGACTACGTAATTTTTGTAGGTGGTTTAAATAAGTCCGACTTTCAGGACAGCGAAGGAAACGACAGAAAAAGTTACGGACTTCCGTATAATCAGGACAACGTAATTTCAGCTTTGGCAAAAGCAAATAAGAATTTCACCGTAGTTTTAGTAAGCGGAAATGCTGTTGCAATGCCGTGGATTAAAGAAGTTCCTTCTATCGTTCAAGGCTGGTACTTAGGCTCTGAAGCAGGAAATTCTATCGCTTCTGTTTTGTCCGGTGATGCGAATCCTTCAGGAAAACTTCCGTTTACATTTCCTGTAAAGCTGGAAGATAACTCAGCTCACACAATGGGTGAATATCCCGGAAATAAAGAAGAGTTAGCAGCAGGAAAAGGTAAAGACCAGAAAAACCCAATCAATATTAAATACAACGAAGGAATTTTCGTAGGGTATCGTTGGCATGACACGAAAAAGATCAAACCATTATTCAGCTTCGGTCATGGTTTAAGCTACACCACTTTTGAGTTCGGAAAAGCAAAAGCAGACAAATCAACGATGACTCAGGACGATAAAATCACGTTTACGGTTACTGTAAAAAATACAGGTAAAAAAGCGGGTGCTGAAGTGGCTCAGTTATACATCACTGACGTAAAATCATCTGTTGAACGTCCTGCAAAGGAGCTAAAAGGTTTTGAAAAAGTATTTTTAAATCCTGGTGAACAAAAAGAAGTGACTTTCACAATCGACAAAACGGCGTTAAGTTATTTTGATGCTCAAAAGCACGACTGGGTTGCAGAACCCGGAGATTTTGAAGCGCAAATCGGAAACTCTTCTGATGCGATTAAAACTAAGGTAAAGTTTACTTTGAAGTAA
- a CDS encoding type 1 glutamine amidotransferase domain-containing protein, whose translation MSKKIAILATHGFEESELKSPKEHLEKQGWTAHIVSPKAGTIKAWAEKDWGQEYNVDKTLDEVSASEYDALVLPGGVINPDQLRTNEKVLSFVQDFFKQHKPVAAICHGPQILINAGAVEGRNLTSVKSISIDLKNAGAQWEDSEVVVDNGLVTSRTPEDLPAFNAKMVEEINEGQHEDQNL comes from the coding sequence ATGTCAAAGAAAATTGCAATCTTAGCAACACACGGATTTGAAGAAAGCGAATTAAAATCTCCAAAAGAACATTTAGAAAAACAAGGCTGGACGGCTCACATCGTCAGCCCGAAAGCAGGAACCATCAAAGCATGGGCAGAAAAAGACTGGGGACAGGAATATAATGTCGATAAAACTTTAGATGAGGTTTCTGCCTCAGAATACGACGCCTTGGTACTTCCGGGAGGAGTTATCAATCCCGATCAGTTAAGAACAAACGAAAAAGTTTTGTCTTTTGTTCAGGATTTTTTCAAACAACACAAACCGGTTGCTGCCATCTGTCACGGGCCGCAAATTCTGATTAATGCAGGTGCTGTTGAAGGTAGAAATCTGACTTCTGTCAAATCCATTAGCATCGATCTTAAAAATGCAGGCGCACAATGGGAAGACAGCGAAGTAGTGGTAGACAATGGTTTGGTTACAAGCCGTACTCCCGAAGATCTTCCTGCCTTTAACGCCAAAATGGTAGAGGAAATTAATGAAGGGCAGCATGAAGATCAGAATTTGTAA
- a CDS encoding DUF1294 domain-containing protein, translating to MLYLLLIINLITFITFALDKWKATQHKRRISEFSLLALTFIGGTVGAVLAMLIFRHKVSKKSFLLKLCGIIVLQIIIFVGYWKWGIGSFE from the coding sequence ATGTTGTACTTACTTTTAATAATCAATCTGATCACTTTCATAACCTTTGCTTTAGACAAATGGAAAGCGACCCAACACAAAAGAAGAATCTCAGAATTTTCTTTGCTGGCCTTAACGTTTATTGGAGGGACAGTGGGAGCCGTTTTGGCAATGCTCATATTCAGACATAAGGTTTCTAAGAAAAGTTTTTTGCTTAAACTGTGCGGAATTATTGTATTGCAGATTATTATTTTTGTTGGATATTGGAAATGGGGTATTGGAAGTTTTGAGTAG
- a CDS encoding type I restriction endonuclease subunit R — MSYEYSEDQLIEQATEDVLKELGWTVITAWQNETFGENGLLGRDNKTEVILERTLRKALQKYNPHLPDLAYMRAVEKIVQREAGKTIVQENKAKYLLLKNGVEVTFTNEEGKTIKKTLKIFDYQDYANNDFLAVRQLEITGELHNRRPDVIGFVNGIPLVFFELKAHANDLRSAYDDNLKDYKDTIQHLFYHNAFVILSNGTDAKVGTVTSPYKYFLDWKRITEDAEGIVSLDTMLRGVCSPQNLMDIFENFLLFDESNGNIVKLMAKNHQFIGVNRVLDNVENIEDLEGKLGVYWHTQGSGKTYSMVFLCEKIHRKFGGSYTFLIVVDRTELENQAYDTFSGVGIVKNKNVIAGKKKGITGREHLRELLSENHRYVFSLIHKFSIDPNLETEYPLITDRKNIIVISDEAHRTQGGKYARNMRFFGLPNASYLGFTGTPIIKDEEEVTKNIFGEYVSVYDFKRAIEDEATLPLKYLNRGERLNIENPALNEQMAEILEEEDLDEDQKKKLAYLFKKEYPILTSEHRLRAIAKDLVWHFNERGYQGKAMFVALDKPTAVRMYDYVMEYFPEYLFDLQNQIKKSKDIQEEQELQRKYNLVSSTEVCVVISSEQNEMDKFRKMNLDIEQHRRRMVSSNLEKEFKDEDNPFRLAIVCAMWITGFDAPCVSTVYLDKPIKGHTLMQTIARANRVYDDEKENGLIVDYGNVYQQLEKAYSVYGEGSKGAGSGNDKEEKKAFEQLESMSTEIKEAIDEVILMLRDLNFDILTLIDAVPMGKIAAVNNGANAVCRNDETRAKFEIAARNVFRKYKALFPEKQAKKFTKQYNAIDAIYNKLNQKIKSADVTEIISKLQSVVNNSVVIDNVTAEPKNIEIDLSKLNFEELRKAFEKVQRKNELVYDLNKAVEQKLEQMLKENPLRLDFYERYQEIVEAYNNGKSEVELKRSFDNLTAFIATLSQEEKRAYTENLDQPTLSIFDLLIQNKDLTKSEREQVKNVAQKTLETLQKEKLNIPNWKESRELKAGVKTAIYDQLLWLPEQKYTDEEVSLKSIAVYQHVYSYTFL; from the coding sequence ATGTCCTACGAATACTCAGAAGATCAACTCATAGAGCAAGCAACCGAAGACGTTCTCAAGGAATTGGGCTGGACTGTAATCACAGCTTGGCAAAATGAGACTTTTGGGGAAAATGGTTTATTAGGCAGAGATAATAAAACAGAAGTTATTTTAGAACGAACTTTGCGAAAGGCTTTGCAAAAATACAATCCGCACTTGCCGGACTTGGCTTACATGCGTGCGGTTGAAAAAATTGTACAGCGAGAAGCGGGCAAAACCATTGTCCAAGAAAACAAAGCTAAATATCTTTTGTTAAAAAATGGTGTTGAGGTTACATTTACCAATGAAGAAGGCAAAACGATAAAGAAAACCTTGAAAATTTTTGATTATCAAGATTACGCTAACAATGATTTTCTGGCAGTAAGACAATTGGAAATCACCGGCGAATTACACAATCGCAGACCTGATGTGATTGGATTTGTCAATGGAATTCCATTGGTGTTTTTTGAACTGAAAGCACACGCCAATGATTTGAGATCGGCGTATGATGATAATTTAAAAGATTACAAGGACACAATTCAGCATCTTTTTTATCACAATGCATTTGTCATTCTGTCCAACGGTACTGATGCAAAAGTAGGAACGGTGACAAGTCCGTATAAATACTTTTTAGACTGGAAAAGAATTACAGAGGATGCAGAAGGAATTGTAAGTTTAGATACAATGCTTCGTGGCGTTTGTTCGCCTCAAAACTTAATGGATATTTTTGAAAACTTTTTGCTGTTTGACGAGAGCAACGGAAATATTGTAAAGCTGATGGCTAAAAACCACCAATTCATCGGAGTTAATAGAGTTTTGGATAATGTTGAAAACATTGAAGATCTTGAAGGGAAATTAGGAGTTTATTGGCATACGCAAGGTTCCGGAAAAACCTATTCTATGGTTTTTCTCTGTGAAAAGATTCATCGTAAATTCGGTGGTTCATACACATTTCTGATCGTTGTAGATCGCACAGAATTAGAAAATCAGGCATATGACACTTTTTCGGGAGTAGGAATTGTCAAGAATAAAAATGTAATTGCAGGAAAAAAGAAAGGCATTACAGGAAGAGAACATTTGAGGGAATTGCTGAGTGAAAATCATAGGTATGTATTTTCATTAATTCACAAATTCTCCATCGATCCTAATCTTGAAACAGAATATCCTTTAATTACCGACAGAAAAAATATCATCGTCATTTCCGACGAAGCACACCGTACCCAAGGTGGAAAATATGCCAGAAATATGCGTTTCTTTGGTTTACCCAATGCTTCTTATTTAGGATTTACAGGAACACCAATCATCAAAGATGAAGAAGAGGTAACCAAGAATATTTTTGGTGAATATGTTTCAGTTTATGATTTTAAAAGAGCCATAGAGGATGAAGCAACACTTCCATTAAAATATCTCAACCGTGGTGAACGCTTGAATATTGAAAATCCTGCTTTGAATGAGCAAATGGCGGAAATTCTGGAGGAAGAGGATTTAGACGAAGACCAAAAAAAGAAATTGGCTTACTTGTTTAAAAAGGAATATCCAATCCTAACTTCAGAACATCGATTGCGTGCAATCGCAAAAGATTTGGTTTGGCATTTCAATGAACGAGGTTATCAGGGTAAAGCGATGTTTGTAGCATTAGACAAACCAACTGCCGTTCGAATGTATGATTACGTAATGGAATATTTCCCCGAATATTTATTTGACTTACAAAATCAAATTAAGAAATCGAAGGATATTCAGGAAGAACAGGAACTACAAAGAAAATATAATTTGGTTTCCTCCACAGAAGTTTGCGTCGTGATTAGTTCAGAGCAAAATGAAATGGATAAGTTTAGAAAAATGAACTTAGATATAGAACAACACCGCCGAAGAATGGTGAGTAGCAATCTGGAAAAAGAATTCAAAGATGAAGATAATCCGTTTCGTTTAGCAATCGTTTGTGCGATGTGGATTACAGGTTTTGATGCACCATGTGTTTCTACAGTTTATCTAGACAAACCCATTAAAGGACATACTTTAATGCAGACCATTGCCCGTGCAAATAGGGTTTATGATGATGAAAAGGAAAATGGGTTAATTGTAGATTATGGTAATGTATATCAGCAATTAGAAAAAGCGTATTCAGTTTATGGTGAAGGTTCTAAGGGAGCAGGCTCAGGAAATGATAAAGAGGAGAAAAAAGCTTTCGAACAGTTGGAGTCAATGTCAACTGAAATAAAAGAAGCAATCGATGAGGTCATTTTAATGTTGAGAGATTTAAATTTTGATATACTGACATTAATTGATGCTGTTCCAATGGGAAAAATTGCTGCTGTAAACAACGGAGCAAATGCCGTTTGCAGAAACGATGAAACCCGTGCAAAATTTGAAATTGCAGCCCGCAATGTATTTCGTAAATACAAAGCCTTATTTCCCGAGAAACAGGCAAAGAAATTTACTAAACAATACAATGCCATCGACGCCATTTACAATAAGCTCAATCAAAAAATTAAATCTGCAGATGTAACTGAAATTATTTCCAAATTACAAAGTGTAGTTAATAATTCTGTAGTAATTGACAATGTAACTGCTGAACCAAAAAATATCGAAATCGATTTATCAAAATTAAATTTTGAGGAATTAAGAAAAGCTTTTGAGAAAGTTCAACGTAAAAACGAATTAGTGTATGATTTAAATAAAGCGGTTGAGCAAAAATTAGAGCAGATGCTAAAAGAAAATCCTTTGCGTTTAGATTTTTATGAGCGATACCAAGAAATAGTAGAGGCTTATAATAATGGTAAAAGTGAAGTAGAATTGAAGCGGAGTTTTGATAATTTAACTGCATTTATAGCAACTTTATCACAAGAGGAAAAAAGAGCTTACACTGAAAATTTAGATCAACCAACCTTATCAATTTTTGATTTGCTTATTCAAAATAAAGATTTAACTAAATCAGAAAGAGAACAAGTGAAAAATGTAGCTCAAAAAACTTTAGAAACCCTTCAAAAAGAAAAACTCAACATTCCGAATTGGAAAGAAAGTCGTGAATTAAAAGCTGGAGTAAAAACGGCTATTTACGATCAGTTACTATGGCTACCAGAACAAAAATATACAGATGAAGAAGTGAGTTTGAAAAGTATTGCAGTTTATCAGCATGTTTATTCGTATACCTTTTTATAA
- a CDS encoding DUF262 domain-containing protein: MSDLKSKLPISSEDSTLSNIVNSSFIFNIPIYQRLYVWGTDQINTLLDDLVNSFMKNENQYYLGGIMITKNNSNEILSTTKYDLIDGQQRFTTLWLISQCLGYDLGNFVFYKDKQESIPRISFSVRDFANIYFSDIDNSKIYTEQEEKELKPLRIAVSTINNYFKNENCKIKKSDIIDFASFIYKKVFFVITEMPENTDENKVFEAMNNRGVQLQQHEILKSNLLKYIISEVSLRNRYAQIWDACSMMDNYLEKNIKDVAGLQWKQLFSDTEEDEKKVDLPANILDVLKVNTTNKVDFRLSTIIGKEITDEEEKELKYDTNKDELYESAKVRSVISFPMLLLHTLRIYQKRYKNVIDANESVEVNGKELISIFKKNEKYLQNEQDVSNYFKLLWEVREKFDRFVIKWVVEEDSDRKSEQQIIQRLYQSKTAFQRKKPIGSDQFALLQSMLYHSQQLITHYWLTPFLNFLLENKKVDINLTYLERLDNAMFCNPREDLRTMSYSMMFVDFNDLKGNIVFVENELRKPQGVQFPHYLFYKTEYILWKNKSNLNQHNIDQAKWENYRMTAKNSVEHIFPQNQKEENKHIIFIDEDEEEQLNNEFNSLSGFEEVQRYPFKDDFGNLVLLSPGMNSEYSNKPYAEKRAQFISKPNVDSLKSDLIFKSEFWDWKKASQHRNEIIKYFINDLNY, encoded by the coding sequence ATGAGCGACTTAAAAAGTAAACTTCCCATTTCTTCAGAAGACAGCACATTAAGTAACATTGTAAATTCTAGTTTTATTTTCAATATTCCTATTTATCAGCGCTTGTATGTTTGGGGAACAGACCAAATAAATACCTTACTTGACGATTTGGTAAATTCATTTATGAAGAATGAAAATCAATATTATTTAGGAGGTATAATGATTACTAAAAACAATAGTAATGAAATCTTATCAACCACCAAATACGATCTGATTGATGGGCAACAACGTTTTACAACATTATGGCTTATAAGCCAATGTTTGGGATATGATTTGGGAAATTTTGTTTTTTATAAAGACAAGCAAGAATCTATACCGCGTATTTCATTTTCTGTACGTGATTTTGCAAACATTTATTTTTCAGATATAGACAATTCTAAAATATATACTGAACAAGAAGAAAAGGAATTGAAACCTTTGAGAATTGCAGTTTCGACAATTAATAATTATTTCAAAAACGAGAACTGTAAAATCAAAAAATCGGATATAATTGATTTTGCCAGCTTTATTTATAAAAAGGTATTTTTTGTAATCACAGAAATGCCAGAAAATACAGATGAAAACAAAGTTTTTGAAGCGATGAATAATCGTGGAGTACAGCTACAACAACACGAGATTTTAAAATCAAATCTACTGAAGTACATTATTAGCGAAGTTTCACTTCGAAACAGATATGCTCAAATATGGGATGCTTGCTCTATGATGGATAATTACTTAGAGAAAAACATAAAAGATGTAGCTGGTCTTCAATGGAAACAACTATTTTCAGATACAGAAGAAGATGAGAAGAAGGTTGATTTGCCAGCAAATATTTTAGATGTTTTAAAGGTTAATACTACGAACAAAGTAGATTTTAGATTAAGTACAATCATAGGCAAAGAAATTACTGATGAGGAAGAGAAGGAGTTAAAGTATGATACTAACAAAGATGAGCTTTATGAATCCGCTAAAGTGAGAAGTGTAATATCTTTTCCGATGCTGTTACTTCATACTCTACGTATCTATCAAAAACGATATAAAAATGTAATCGATGCAAATGAGAGTGTAGAAGTAAATGGTAAAGAACTAATATCAATTTTTAAAAAGAACGAAAAATATCTTCAAAATGAGCAAGATGTGTCTAACTACTTCAAACTTTTATGGGAAGTTCGTGAAAAGTTTGATCGATTTGTAATTAAATGGGTAGTTGAAGAAGATAGTGATCGCAAATCAGAACAGCAAATTATTCAACGTTTGTATCAAAGTAAAACTGCATTTCAAAGAAAAAAACCAATTGGTAGTGATCAATTTGCATTGTTGCAAAGTATGCTTTATCATTCGCAACAGTTGATTACACACTATTGGTTAACACCATTTTTAAACTTTTTGCTAGAAAATAAAAAAGTTGATATAAACCTAACCTATTTAGAGCGTTTGGATAATGCAATGTTTTGTAACCCCAGAGAAGATTTACGCACTATGAGTTATTCAATGATGTTTGTTGATTTTAATGATCTAAAAGGCAACATTGTTTTTGTAGAAAATGAATTGAGAAAACCTCAAGGTGTTCAATTTCCGCATTATTTATTCTATAAAACAGAATACATTTTATGGAAAAATAAAAGCAATTTGAACCAACATAATATTGATCAAGCAAAGTGGGAAAATTATAGAATGACTGCAAAAAATTCAGTAGAACACATCTTTCCGCAGAACCAGAAAGAAGAAAATAAACATATTATTTTTATAGATGAAGACGAGGAAGAACAATTAAATAATGAGTTTAATTCATTAAGTGGATTTGAAGAAGTCCAAAGGTACCCATTCAAAGATGATTTTGGTAATTTAGTGCTTTTATCTCCAGGTATGAATTCTGAATATAGCAATAAGCCCTATGCTGAAAAGCGAGCTCAGTTTATTTCTAAACCAAATGTAGATTCATTAAAGTCAGACCTAATATTTAAAAGTGAATTTTGGGATTGGAAGAAAGCTTCCCAGCATCGAAATGAAATTATAAAATACTTTATTAACGATTTAAATTATTAA
- a CDS encoding DUF262 domain-containing protein yields the protein MEQLLLDWYEHFFSTEEKYKEDAPFYYMGAVLFYKNKTKFDVIDGQQRITTLLLIDQFINDSNSYLNQNKWDLNYNSLLSSANIKINYSYLRRSESLVKIKDFISSIFEKLIFTIIITNSEDDAFTFFDSQNNRGVSLGAVDFLKSYHLRELKDKIDIQTKFVKQWDSNNANQFLDELFSQTLWRSRNWKGKNIQFENKDLILKNFQKDTYKEDNNDQLKLYSNVNNRFASSLIYDAKKGILMQLNPLSMQLSPALYPFALRQPIQKGIGFFLYAEKYYSLYELLFDKKEVPEVIEVLNTLVQSFNSYFKSFFKLAVVIYYDKFKEEKVFEFALWLDFLLGSLRVNQATIVAQTPVKILRDSNQNFFDVIELAYRPEEIFEFIRKLNINGSNINYFYGKEVKDYGAENGVRNQYRKDNLVFYKNQNLEIEQELTNKKRWIYERLKK from the coding sequence GTGGAGCAACTTTTATTGGATTGGTATGAACATTTTTTTTCTACTGAGGAAAAGTATAAGGAAGATGCTCCTTTTTATTATATGGGAGCTGTTCTTTTTTATAAAAATAAAACAAAGTTTGACGTAATAGATGGTCAACAAAGGATTACAACATTGTTACTTATTGACCAATTCATAAATGATTCTAACTCTTATTTGAATCAGAATAAATGGGATTTGAACTATAATTCATTGCTTTCATCGGCTAACATAAAAATTAATTACAGTTATTTAAGGCGTTCTGAATCACTTGTGAAAATTAAAGATTTCATTTCTTCTATTTTTGAAAAACTTATATTTACAATAATCATTACCAATTCTGAGGACGATGCATTTACTTTTTTTGATAGTCAAAATAATAGAGGAGTAAGTTTGGGAGCAGTAGATTTTTTAAAATCTTATCATTTGCGTGAATTAAAAGATAAAATTGATATACAAACCAAATTTGTAAAACAATGGGACAGTAATAATGCTAATCAATTTTTGGATGAACTGTTCTCGCAGACTCTATGGCGTTCCAGAAATTGGAAAGGAAAAAATATACAGTTTGAAAATAAAGATTTAATTCTTAAAAATTTTCAAAAAGACACCTATAAAGAGGATAACAACGACCAGCTAAAATTGTATTCCAATGTAAACAATCGCTTTGCATCCAGCTTGATTTACGATGCTAAAAAAGGAATATTGATGCAACTCAATCCTTTGAGTATGCAATTGTCGCCTGCTTTGTATCCATTTGCTTTAAGACAACCTATACAAAAGGGTATTGGTTTCTTTCTTTATGCAGAAAAATATTATTCACTATATGAATTGTTATTTGATAAAAAGGAAGTGCCAGAGGTCATAGAAGTATTAAATACTTTAGTTCAAAGCTTTAATAGTTATTTCAAGTCTTTCTTTAAATTGGCTGTTGTTATTTACTATGACAAATTCAAGGAAGAGAAAGTTTTTGAATTTGCACTGTGGTTAGATTTTCTTTTGGGAAGCTTACGAGTAAATCAGGCAACAATTGTGGCGCAAACACCGGTGAAAATTTTAAGAGATTCAAATCAAAACTTTTTTGATGTTATAGAATTAGCGTACCGCCCTGAAGAGATATTTGAATTTATCAGGAAGCTCAATATCAATGGCAGTAATATTAATTATTTCTACGGTAAAGAGGTTAAAGATTATGGAGCAGAAAATGGTGTAAGGAATCAATACAGAAAAGACAATTTAGTCTTTTATAAGAATCAAAATTTAGAGATTGAGCAAGAATTAACCAATAAAAAACGATGGATTTATGAGCGACTTAAAAAGTAA
- a CDS encoding HNH endonuclease, which yields MNEIITNYVAKLSFEIDKVTGFEGLVLKAGGGGKYPDHTILFRDILGKLKAINARKVTIYVAATPTAANSYPNNEYRKIRFEDQTEFDFKTIDLDRFMSNANDEIREKGKVNPETPNGSIHKRLLITSDLDENDWNELFRNSSTQLIVNQEIINNQNEDELQYTYQKVKKRLRQSKFRKELLVAYDYTCAVSRSKVIELLEAAHIQPYDGIHTSVVSNGILLRSDIHDLFDIYTDGKRLINISADYKIEVHSSLINSEYWKYNGEKIKLPTEGNYPVFLNE from the coding sequence ATGAATGAAATTATTACAAATTATGTAGCGAAATTATCATTTGAAATTGATAAAGTTACAGGCTTTGAGGGACTCGTACTTAAAGCAGGTGGAGGCGGTAAATATCCTGATCATACAATTTTATTCAGAGATATTTTAGGTAAATTAAAAGCAATTAATGCTCGTAAGGTTACCATTTATGTTGCTGCAACACCAACAGCTGCTAACAGTTATCCGAACAATGAATATCGAAAAATCAGATTTGAAGATCAGACTGAATTTGATTTTAAAACAATCGACTTGGATAGATTTATGTCTAATGCAAATGATGAGATCAGGGAAAAAGGTAAGGTCAATCCGGAAACACCCAATGGCTCAATTCACAAACGCTTACTAATAACGTCTGATTTAGATGAAAATGATTGGAATGAGTTGTTTAGGAATTCTTCTACACAACTAATTGTAAACCAAGAAATAATAAATAATCAAAATGAAGATGAGTTACAATACACTTATCAGAAAGTAAAAAAGCGTTTACGCCAATCGAAGTTCAGAAAAGAACTTTTGGTTGCTTATGATTATACTTGTGCAGTCTCTAGAAGTAAAGTCATTGAATTATTAGAAGCTGCTCATATTCAACCATACGATGGTATTCATACAAGTGTTGTAAGCAATGGAATTTTACTGAGATCGGATATTCACGATTTGTTTGATATTTATACTGATGGAAAAAGACTAATTAATATTTCTGCAGATTATAAGATTGAAGTGCATTCTTCTTTAATAAATTCTGAGTATTGGAAATATAACGGTGAGAAAATTAAGTTGCCGACAGAGGGTAATTATCCTGTTTTTTTAAATGAGTAA